Sequence from the Acropora muricata isolate sample 2 chromosome 10, ASM3666990v1, whole genome shotgun sequence genome:
CTGCTTCAATTTGGAAGTTAATTTTGCCACCTCTAGTTTCTTATATGTCACAAACATCGTTACAGCTATCGTAAACTCTGTTTTTTCGTTGACCGCCGTACTGTGGAACTCTCTTTTCATCTTGACGTACAAAAGAACGCCTTCTCTTCGCTGTCCATCGTATACCTTGCTTTGCTGTTTAGCTTTGTCTGATCTGACCGTAGGATTAATAGTACAACCGAGTTTTGTGGCGCACAAAATTGGAGAAATTCAACACGATTTTGGTATATACTGCGCTACAAGGATAACTTCAGAAACAACTACCCGAGTTTGTTCTGGTGTATCGATACTGACGCTTACAGCCATAGGCATAGAACGTTATCTCGAGTTACGGTTGCATCTTCGACACATGGAAATCGTTACCAACTTCCGAACAGTTGTCATAGCGCTTCTGCTGTGGTGTATTACTATAATTCTGGCAGGGTTGTGGTTTGTGCTAGATTGGAAAAAACACAATGCCATAATAGCTTTCTGTATGTTATCTTGCTTAATTGTCACTTTGTGGGCATATTCCAGAATCTTCAAAGAAGTCAGAAGACATCGTCGTGTCATACAAAGTCAAGAACAAGCCACTTCGATGCGAAATATGATAAAGTTCGGAAAGTCGACAATGACTATGGTTTATATACTTGGCTTGTATGTTATATCAAACGCATTACTAACAGGTGTTGTTATTGCCCATAGGGCTCAAGGATATACAGAGTCAATTAAGTTGGCCTATATTTATATTTCCACCTGTACCTTTATTTGCAGTTCAATTAACCCAGTGCTATACTTCTGGAGAATCTCTGACATCCGCCTCGCTGTAATCCGAACGGTTAAAGCCGTTGCATGAACTATCCACAGGTGATTTCAACGATGACTCCAGAACAGAATAGAGTAGGCCAAATCTTCACCGATGCAAACTTAAAAAGATTGATGCTAGGATATAAAATTTGTCACGGTGAGGCAATTAAAATATGCTAAATTAATCCAGCCATCTTTTGTTAGCACTTGACTAGCATTTAACTTTAGCATGCCGTATGGGAAATTTCTTGACGAGACCAGGATAGCGGAAAAAGCAATTGTTTTTTGTCCATTTAATATACTATTAACTTGCttttttcagaatattttttCGGCGACGTGACAAAATGTTCTGAAATATTCGTGGGACAAAAGAAGTTTTTCTTATTGGAAATTTGAACTGCCAAACAAAAGGAGTTAAttcaaaagaaaggtaacaaaTTCGCCATTTATATACTGTTAGTTAAGAAATTTTTCttgattgcaatttgaactaCCAAACAAATGAAGTTAATTCAGAAGAAAAATGAGAAATTCTTCACCGTTAACGAAATGTATCTTGGAGGCCATCTTATCTTTTGTTGGAAAAAgggttttccgatttagcggaaatggaaataattttttccgTCTTGCCAGCCAATCGGATGTGAGGTGGTGTTTGTTCTATTTGAACAATGCATTTTCAGTTAGATATTCATCGTCATGTTAAGTTGGTTCTagcttttttcgtttttactCCGCTTTTAAAGAAAGAACAAAATTTCCGTATCACAgcttttttcgaaaaaaaaaaaaaattcggcGCTATTTATAGACTTCTCTCTTTAAAACGACAGTACTGAAGTGAATTTATGTTGTTACATATAAGCAGGCTAATATAGTTTTAACTATGTACAACTCTGCGAATTAATTGCTTTCTCCTATTTGAAAGAAACCCACAGGTACACACCGCCAAGAAATGGTCTCTGGTGTCGAAATACACTACCACATATCGAACCttagaatatatttttttaaactaacAGAGTCGGGTGTGGAAGCTGAATAACTTGACCCCGCAATTCATTCATTCCTCTTTGGGTGTTTCTtccaattattcattattcttttaaagttcttgttggctattcattattcataatcGCTTAAGGGTGCTGTGTTGTTCATTATTCCTAATTTTCCAAACTCAAATATTTATTATTCGTTCAAGTTTTTATTTaatcccgttattcattattcattagggagcttacccAACGACAAGGACGGTGCAAcaaaaacgccacaaattcACATAttggacaatgaaaaacaatagttttgctcGCTATggacgtgcagttttcattttttgaaatttcgcagacgttctcgttctttccacgacgtgaaatgacttgttttgcggttgtgtggacgacgtgagcatgtgatgacaaatatttaattttatcgTCTTATCTCTAGATCTCAAgcgctgattccaatttaatttcaggatttTTCAAAACACATCTTGCAAGCAtagtgactttgaataattgagaaatgattgcggaaacgcgaagttacattttcagatgacgtcctCGCTGTCATTtgcgtcgtgtttgcgtaaactctcTATTAGTCAGCTTCTACCCCTGCTAACAGAGTGTTCTGTCTTAACTAGAAACGACCACAATTCACGATTTTCCGGAATTTGCCTCCTGTTGCGTGCAATAGGCCTTATTCACGATAGCCGTAAGTGGTTTTCGCATGTGTTAAGCTGGGGGGCAAACACTGGAAAAAAGGCCAATTGCGGAAAATCGGCCCGTCAAAAAAATGAGATAACAttgcttaaagtgccactatgatcaaatttttacctcttgattttttaggtgtatcaactagaattctatgaaagaattaaaacgctgtttaccgtttccaaatacttgcattagttccggagatattcaagtttgaaaaatgtgtatggtatgcaaatgagatgaccgatgatgtcatacactcaacccaatattacatcatgtgtataaattgagctatcttggccaatttgcagcgcagatcattgaaacttggcaggctaatagttctacaggaaacacacctagggctacaaaaacttttgttgccatggcaactcactcttttccagtccccacccacttgatttcaatgtgttagCGATTTTCACCTCGGAAatcgttatacaaggccacaaactcacgaaaaacatttatatgcttgttggatcatttatatcaggcaccatctgCAAATAGGAAAATTGAATGCCAAGGGTGCCTAAAAAATGtatttaatattggggaggtctggaacccattatgttgccatggaaataaaattgttaagctcaaatagtggagcacatttaggaGAATCTTACttcaaagaatgaaacatttgtgatacaaattggctgagatatcttttttcatcatgtttgatcaaaacttggttgagtatatgacgtcatcagtgggctaatttgcatattttaaaaacttgaatatctctggagcaaaaagagatatttgaaaatagtgagcagcatttttcttctcatacaggctacttgtttttgttttaaaatggcttcaatagaaaagatgtgattttcgtcttagtggcactttaaagaaCATTTTAGAATTTACAACAAGTACCTGTTATAGAAATTTTATATCTTTGATTTCCTTTAACATTTTGAAGTAGTTTGTGTAATCATACTTAGGTTATAAATCATCTGTGCGGCTACAATTTCGTTATAATCTCTCGACCTTGTGTTCTTTGCCCCCAGAGAAGAGTGCAGCTAATTTGCTTGATAACAGCAAATTCAATATAGCGGCCATCGTAAATAAGGTCTATTCCAGTAGGAAAAATTAGAGAAACCCTTGCTGAATAGCTACCATCGGCCAGTAGAATGTATTTGGAAAGggcatctaaaaaaaaagaggagaAACTAATATTGCATCTCAACCATAATGCGGTTGTTTTGCGCCAGCACAactgacaaaagaaaacgatGACTTTTGTTAGCTCAATGGAATTGGATAGTTTACTGTCCAGTAAACTTAAGAAAATACAATCATATTTTTAACAATATATTCAGTGCTCATATGATCTACTCCTCTTCTTGCGTTTTTGAAGATTAAACACAAACGGCAAAACCTCAGTTTTGACGTCCATCAGTGATGTTGTGAAGTCAGTTCAGGTTCCCATTTGTGGCTCAAAAACTTCTCGAGCTTTAactccttaactgccgaatgagcgctcagggcacttatagattttactctgtctaacgccagacgattttactcgtcaatggggaaccccttggacgggaaagggttaagctccctaatttcaAAATCTGCTAAGGTTTGCTCGTTTCCTAGATCTTGATTTGCTGGTGTTACACAGGCTAATTTAAGAACGATGATCATTTTTCTAGCCCGAACTTGTAGTATGGTGTTTCGACCAAGGCCCGATTCTCAAAGAACAACAGGTATTTACTCGTAATCCAACAGTATGTGCATcagttgaaaagttgaaaaccTGAATACTTTTTACGCGCCCCAGATGGCGGTCACATAAAACTAGTGATACAAAATAATGACTATACATATCACAAAAATCATCAAATGGGGATTGCACGCATAAGGACAAAgcaaaaaacgaaaactacGTTTTTTATATTACTTAAGGTTAACTGAGGTTACTTGGCTATAAATTTCCAGGGCATAATTTGTgacacaaaaatatttttccgagTGACATTCCACACGTCATAGTACTGATACCACAGTATTTCATTCAATAAACAAGACCAAAACTGTTTCCGTAAGTGGAACTCTCTCcaatttattcttcaatatAATGAATTCTATAGATAAATCAGTTTCTTAAGTTATTCTTCGAGAAGACAAATCGAAATTCTGTCACGCCGCCCATATTAGCTACAATTGCATTGAGCGTCGAATAACAGTCTATGTTACGAGTTTGTAGGCTAAGAATCTTGGGTCAAAAGTAAAACCCAGTGAAAAAGGTCGGGAGCTAGCGAAAGCATGAAAAAATCCATTCGCTTATAATCGAAATAACCCTAATTACAAACCCTTTCTGCTGATCACAGTATGGGAAAACTGTCAACATATAAACCCATTTTGAGTTGCTTTAGAATTGTTTTCGTTCCGGGttaaatttttctttcgtttaCACAGTcgacaatttcttttttcaaattgtCCCCCTATGATTTGACAAATTTATTGCGCGGAAAATTTTTAGCCAATTTAGGGGCGGACCTTTAGAAATCACGGAAGGGGGTAGAAATTTTTAGAGGATGAATTTTTTTAGTCCAATTTGtttgcatgcattttttttcgacgtggaAGCtctgcacgattatttttccgaCAGAACTTCTTTTAAAGTTAAAAGCATGCAAAGCTTCGCACAGTTTCATTATAGCACTGCTAAAGGTGACAGTCTCGTTGGTGGAATCTCGATTTTCGCGAAATTAGAGTATCGCGATTATCGAGAAAGAAATGAGCTATTTAAGGTATCTCACCTCGTGCCTTGAGCGTTTTTTCACTTGTCAAGGAAACTCGACTTTGTCGTGTCGGTCGATACAGTTGAACGCAAAGGCGAAAAAAACGTGATAAGTTGGAAGGCAATATAGTACGTTTATTCGGTGTTGTTTTATCGGTCGAAGATAAAAACGTCTTGTTTAGTCGTTTTTATATCATGCTTTGGTTCAGTTTACTAGCAGGAATTTCTTTATTAGGCAATTTTCCCTTGCAGGAACTTGTTTTGGAGAATTGCCACGCCCTTCCCTTCAGGTTGTTTATTAATGTTCCGCCCCTTTCTCGATCGAAGAAGTGTCCATTAAAGATGCTTTTAACAACCGCTGCGCCTACGATCATTTCATTTACAGTATTGCATTTATTGCCGCAGAAGAAGAAACAAATTGCTACGAAGGGATATTGGGAATGGATCTTTTTTACACATTCAATTAAATcgaaaaaatttgttttcattttcacagCGGGTAGGAACGTGGAGAAGAAGCAATCGAGGTATTATAGCAGGCTTTCATAGTTTTATTGCATACAATAATTTGCCATCCCTTACAATTTGAGTCCAATACACCAGATGATCACTCACGATTCTATTAAGTATTCAAAGTTAATCAATGAATTGGCGCATTATCACAACTGCCTCctaatgttttttcttttaaagttttcGAAACGAAGACGCCAACAACAAATAAAGAGGCAATGAACTCTGCAATTAACTTTTTATCAAAAAGCAGGCCGGTAATTCATTCTTCCTACTTCTTGTCTTCTTAAAATGTTCAAGATAATGATAGCAAAAAAATCCTTGCGTTTAATCACGAGCTTGGAAAGGAAGGAATCAAAAGCCAAAAATCAAGAGATAATTTTACAGACAAGATTTAGGTCATCAAGTCCATACTTTTAGCTTGGCGCTCACGCACCGcgccttaaggacggtgcctactaattaaagatgttttttccccggtgtgtgattatgcaggaaatgtagatcttaacaggtcctattgaaatccaaaaagaaaattcggggtaaccacgcatttttcaaagataattcatgaacaatatctgtaaaaagctttcaaatacaaagcaatgtatggcgttctttctcaaattgaagcttaattatctctcaaaaatgcatggttacccccaattttctttttggataccaagagtacttactaaggtctactttctccggatagttttaaaccgcgcaaaaatgtccctgtattagtaagcattggcgataggaaatccgagtatctggagatgcgcagaacgtatgcgcaataacaatagtaggcaccgtccttaaattttATCGTTACATTCGCATGTTAAGTATCTCAAGAACCTTGTTcgttgttttttgtgttttttcctcAAGGAGAAGTACCATGCGAActgccataaaaaaaaaaaaaaaaaacaaagcaaaacaaaaagacacacacaaagaaatgaagaaaacaaaacgaaaatcgGAAAGGCCGTCCGAGCATTATCCAAACGTTTGAGAAATGACAACTTCTAGCAAAAATAGCTGTTGTACTACGACATTACGTCGTGCTAGTTAACTAGCttatattgtaatattttcGTGTGAACTTGTGAATATATCTAGAACAGAGTTaatctactaactatgatctagaataattaattaatgcTATGCACTGATGCAAattcaagaataaaaaaattatttgtagtTCGCTCTCTCTCGCTTCTTGGAGTCTTTCACAATCAAAATTCGCTAGCGGTCACAACTCAAATTAAATATTAAAAGTAGAAGTTTCTTCACGGAATAACAGAGACGAATGAGGAAACAATAGCTATTTACAAACAATAGATAATTACAATCTTTACTTCCATCTTAAATACACATCAAAAGACTTTTTAAATTTCTGTCATATATCTTTGTAGATGAGATTGTATTTGGGAATATTCATTGGATCTATAGGACTAGTCACTATTAATTTTCCCCTAAGCGCTCCTCTCAGAATCACTTCAACAAGGTCAATGAAGTCCTGTTTGGTTTTGAAACTTCCAATAAACTTGGTATGATCAGGAGTTCtgataaaagaagaaaatataaTAATCAAAACATTATGTTAGCTGAATGCTCATGTTTTTCTTTGGCTCCAAGGCTTAGACACAAGGATTCACTTTGCCTCGAAGCTTTCACAGTTCTTAATTTCAGGCCAAAGATCTTCCAACTAGTAAGCTGGGTAACACAAAAACTGGTTatcaaaaattattacaatatcGTTGAATGTCAAACTATCCACTGTCTACCAatcattagtatcacccaactagtggactaatgcaaatcctgcattttgattggctacgctactataggtctattagtaatagtcatctaGTAGCGAAGTTTGCTGGTCTTGTAAAcatatttatttcgttttattcccaaatagatattttttttgcttaactt
This genomic interval carries:
- the LOC136931808 gene encoding G-protein coupled receptor 12-like, with product MSNLSKQEDFELSCFNLEVNFATSSFLYVTNIVTAIVNSVFSLTAVLWNSLFILTYKRTPSLRCPSYTLLCCLALSDLTVGLIVQPSFVAHKIGEIQHDFGIYCATRITSETTTRVCSGVSILTLTAIGIERYLELRLHLRHMEIVTNFRTVVIALLLWCITIILAGLWFVLDWKKHNAIIAFCMLSCLIVTLWAYSRIFKEVRRHRRVIQSQEQATSMRNMIKFGKSTMTMVYILGLYVISNALLTGVVIAHRAQGYTESIKLAYIYISTCTFICSSINPVLYFWRISDIRLAVIRTVKAVA